The following proteins are co-located in the Streptomyces sp. DT2A-34 genome:
- a CDS encoding HAMP domain-containing sensor histidine kinase, with the protein MTNAQGGFRGWVAARKGVWSRLRFTSLRLRLVVVFGLVALTAAVSASGIAYWLNREAVLTRTQDAVLRDFEQEMQNRAGLLPEAPTQDELQHTAGQMANSSQRFSVLLVADDADGTPAYGSSGGLDGFTLADVPASLRKAVNEKQPVDSTNKSQYHLYWQRIVEDDQPYLIAGTKVNGGGPTGYMLKSLEQEAKDLNSLAWSLGIATGLALIGSALLAQAAATTVLKPVQRLGAAARRLGEGRLDTRLRVSGTDELADLSRTFNNAAEALEKRVADMAGRDEASRRFVADMSHELRTPLTAITAVTEVLEEELEAETGSMDPMIEPAVRLVVSETRRLNDLVENLMEVTRFDAGTARLVLDDVDVADQITACIDARAWLDAVDLDAERGLMARLDPRRLDVIMANLIGNALKHGGSPVRVSVGEADDSVVIQVRDHGPGIPEDVLPHVFDRFYKASASRPRSEGSGLGLSIALENAHIHGGDITAANSPEGGAVFTLHLPQGTSKPAEQDGDENNGEGTDATEKGDA; encoded by the coding sequence GTGACCAACGCGCAAGGGGGGTTCCGCGGCTGGGTCGCGGCTCGCAAGGGAGTGTGGTCGAGGCTGCGTTTCACGAGCCTGCGACTGCGCCTGGTGGTCGTTTTCGGCCTGGTGGCGCTCACGGCCGCCGTATCGGCCTCCGGGATCGCCTACTGGCTCAACCGCGAGGCGGTGCTCACGCGCACCCAGGACGCGGTGCTGCGCGACTTCGAGCAGGAGATGCAGAACCGCGCGGGCCTGCTGCCCGAGGCGCCGACGCAGGACGAACTGCAGCACACCGCCGGGCAGATGGCCAACAGCAGCCAGCGCTTCAGCGTGCTGCTGGTCGCCGACGACGCCGACGGCACTCCCGCGTACGGCTCCTCCGGCGGCCTGGACGGCTTCACGCTCGCGGACGTGCCCGCGTCACTGCGCAAGGCGGTGAACGAGAAGCAGCCGGTCGACTCCACCAACAAGTCGCAGTACCACCTGTACTGGCAGCGGATCGTGGAGGACGACCAGCCGTATCTGATCGCCGGCACCAAGGTGAACGGTGGCGGCCCGACCGGCTACATGCTCAAGTCCCTGGAGCAGGAGGCCAAGGACCTCAACTCCCTGGCCTGGTCGCTCGGCATCGCCACGGGCCTGGCGCTGATCGGCTCCGCGCTGCTGGCGCAGGCCGCCGCCACGACCGTACTGAAGCCCGTGCAGCGCCTGGGCGCCGCCGCCCGCCGGCTCGGCGAGGGCAGGCTGGACACCCGCCTCCGAGTCTCGGGGACGGACGAACTGGCCGACCTCTCCCGGACGTTCAACAACGCCGCGGAAGCTCTGGAGAAGCGGGTCGCCGACATGGCCGGGCGCGACGAGGCGTCCCGCCGCTTCGTGGCCGACATGTCGCACGAACTGCGCACCCCCCTCACCGCGATCACCGCCGTGACGGAGGTGCTGGAGGAGGAACTGGAGGCGGAGACCGGCTCCATGGACCCGATGATCGAGCCCGCCGTTCGCCTGGTCGTCAGCGAGACACGCCGCCTGAACGACCTCGTCGAGAACCTCATGGAGGTCACCCGCTTCGACGCGGGCACCGCCCGCCTGGTCCTGGACGACGTCGACGTCGCCGACCAGATCACGGCCTGCATCGACGCCCGGGCCTGGCTGGACGCGGTGGACCTGGACGCCGAGCGCGGCCTCATGGCCCGCCTGGACCCCCGCCGCCTCGACGTCATCATGGCCAACCTCATCGGCAACGCCCTCAAGCACGGCGGCTCGCCGGTCCGCGTCTCGGTCGGCGAGGCGGACGACTCGGTCGTCATCCAGGTACGCGACCACGGCCCCGGCATCCCCGAAGACGTCCTCCCCCACGTCTTCGACCGCTTCTACAAGGCCAGCGCCTCCCGCCCCCGCTCCGAGGGCAGCGGCCTCGGCCTGTCCATCGCCCTGGAGAACGCTCACATCCACGGCGGCGACATCACCGCCGCCAACTCCCCCGAAGGCGGCGCGGTGTTCACCCTGCACCTGCCCCAGGGCACGTCGAAGCCGGCGGAACAGGACGGCGACGAGAACAACGGCGAGGGCACCGACGCCACGGAGAAGGGGGACGCGTGA
- a CDS encoding ATP-binding protein: MKQSAAKTLGVAALGAAFAAAGAGAANAAPIAPDVAGAALGAVQTLPAGDLAQAAPGAGAGLASGPEAVTTGLSAAQTGVTSGVQPAAEQALAGGPTGVAGGLLGGMPVQGLAAEGLTQGVPTGLPTEGLPVNGVPLG, translated from the coding sequence ATGAAGCAGTCTGCTGCCAAGACCCTCGGTGTCGCCGCGCTCGGTGCCGCCTTCGCCGCCGCCGGTGCGGGCGCCGCGAACGCCGCGCCCATCGCCCCGGACGTCGCCGGTGCGGCGCTGGGCGCCGTCCAGACCCTCCCGGCCGGGGACCTCGCCCAGGCGGCGCCGGGTGCCGGTGCCGGGCTGGCCAGCGGGCCCGAGGCGGTCACCACCGGGCTGTCCGCCGCGCAGACCGGCGTGACGTCCGGTGTGCAGCCGGCTGCCGAGCAGGCGCTGGCCGGTGGCCCGACCGGCGTGGCCGGCGGGCTGCTCGGCGGTATGCCGGTGCAGGGCCTGGCCGCCGAGGGTCTCACCCAGGGGGTGCCCACGGGTCTGCCCACCGAGGGTCTGCCCGTGAACGGTGTTCCGCTCGGCTGA
- a CDS encoding PspC domain-containing protein, with the protein MTALARPTHGRMIGGVCAALAQRFGTSATTMRVIFLVSCLLPGPQFLLYIALWLLLPSEDKANKTRTAW; encoded by the coding sequence ATGACCGCGCTTGCCCGCCCCACCCACGGCCGCATGATCGGCGGAGTGTGCGCCGCGCTGGCCCAGCGCTTCGGCACCTCCGCGACGACGATGCGCGTGATCTTCCTGGTCTCCTGCCTGCTCCCGGGCCCGCAGTTCCTGCTCTACATAGCCCTGTGGCTCCTGCTCCCCTCGGAAGACAAGGCGAACAAGACGCGCACGGCCTGGTGA
- a CDS encoding alpha/beta fold hydrolase gives MAHQATPVRRARLGRAIGPEPTAVSGVVLLLPGGDEVSQRKPATLLATSYVRTLGRRLMRAGRGEGLATHVVHYRFRGWNGSAANLASDASWAADEVVRRYGDVPVCLAGIDMGGRAALHAGGHEAVNSVLAIAPWLPEEDLAASPEPVKQLGGRRVLIVHGTNDEVSDPELSFRLAVRAKKANRDVCRFEVHSDRHGLHQHRDEVLALAEDFVMGALFGRAFSRPVADALAAPPPLGLRMPLAAGFGKSLRR, from the coding sequence ATGGCACACCAAGCGACGCCGGTTCGCAGGGCCCGGCTGGGCAGAGCGATCGGGCCGGAGCCGACAGCGGTGAGTGGCGTGGTCCTCCTGCTTCCCGGCGGTGACGAGGTATCACAGCGCAAGCCGGCCACGTTGTTGGCGACCTCGTACGTGCGGACGCTGGGGCGCCGCCTGATGCGGGCGGGACGCGGGGAGGGGCTGGCGACACATGTCGTCCACTACCGCTTCCGCGGCTGGAACGGCAGTGCCGCGAACCTCGCGAGCGACGCGTCATGGGCCGCGGACGAGGTCGTACGGCGCTATGGCGACGTCCCCGTGTGCCTCGCCGGGATCGACATGGGCGGGCGGGCGGCCCTGCACGCGGGTGGCCATGAGGCCGTCAACTCCGTGCTGGCCATCGCTCCTTGGCTGCCGGAGGAGGACCTGGCGGCCTCGCCCGAACCGGTGAAGCAGCTCGGCGGGCGGCGGGTGCTGATCGTGCACGGCACGAACGACGAGGTCTCCGACCCCGAGCTGTCCTTTCGGTTGGCGGTGCGGGCGAAGAAGGCGAACCGGGATGTGTGCCGGTTCGAAGTGCACTCCGATCGGCATGGGTTGCACCAGCATCGGGATGAAGTCCTCGCGTTGGCCGAGGACTTCGTCATGGGGGCCCTGTTCGGGAGGGCGTTCTCCCGGCCGGTCGCCGACGCGCTCGCGGCTCCGCCGCCCTTGGGGTTGCGGATGCCGTTGGCCGCGGGGTTCGGTAAGTCGTTGCGGCGATAG
- a CDS encoding uridine kinase, whose amino-acid sequence MTRAAKPTRGVVLRPGDASHWCPVSSHPPIPTRVVLLCGPSGSGKSLLAARSGLPVLRLDDFYKEGDDPTLPQVPGSSDIDWDHPGSWDADTAVAAITELCRTGRTNVPLYDISLSARTGEEAVEIGRTPLFIAEGIFAAEIVTRCRELGVLADALCLSRGPVKTFRRRFVRDLKEGRKSVPFLLRRGWRLMRLERSIIAHQTALGAHACDRDEALGRLTSAAAGRRPAAAPAT is encoded by the coding sequence GTGACGCGCGCTGCAAAGCCGACCCGCGGGGTCGTTCTGCGGCCCGGCGATGCCTCACACTGGTGTCCCGTGAGTTCCCATCCGCCCATACCGACGCGAGTCGTGCTGCTCTGCGGCCCCTCCGGCTCCGGCAAGTCCCTTCTCGCCGCCCGCTCCGGTCTTCCGGTGCTGCGGCTCGACGACTTCTACAAAGAGGGCGACGACCCGACCCTGCCGCAGGTCCCCGGGAGCTCCGACATCGACTGGGACCACCCCGGCTCGTGGGACGCCGACACGGCCGTGGCGGCGATCACGGAGCTGTGCCGCACGGGCCGTACGAACGTGCCGCTGTACGACATCTCGCTCAGCGCCCGCACCGGCGAGGAGGCCGTCGAGATCGGCCGTACCCCGCTGTTCATCGCGGAGGGCATCTTCGCGGCCGAGATCGTGACCCGCTGCCGGGAACTCGGTGTGCTGGCCGACGCGCTGTGCCTGAGCCGCGGCCCGGTGAAGACCTTCCGCCGCCGCTTCGTGCGCGATCTGAAGGAGGGCCGCAAGTCGGTCCCGTTCCTCCTGCGCCGCGGCTGGCGCCTGATGCGCCTGGAACGCTCGATCATCGCCCACCAGACCGCGCTGGGCGCCCACGCCTGCGACCGGGACGAGGCCCTCGGCCGCCTCACCTCGGCCGCCGCGGGCCGCCGCCCGGCGGCGGCTCCGGCCACCTGA
- a CDS encoding VanZ family protein codes for MQRQGSIGGSAAIRIRATGGVLLVAHLAFVAWLTLRPLDVPWVMPANLRPFAGIRADLALGWQEAARRIAEGLALLAPLGVLIPMAHGRLTASPLGSLVRTIAAGALISLGIELLQTGVPGQIVDVDSLLLNTVGVALAHTTVVPAARAWLRRRSERAHRATVPQEEPSQGRTPTIPRVGIAP; via the coding sequence GTGCAGCGTCAAGGCTCCATCGGCGGCAGCGCCGCGATCCGCATCCGTGCGACGGGGGGTGTCCTCCTGGTCGCGCACCTCGCGTTCGTCGCCTGGCTCACGCTGCGCCCCCTGGACGTCCCCTGGGTGATGCCCGCCAACCTGCGCCCGTTCGCCGGGATCAGAGCGGATCTGGCGCTGGGCTGGCAGGAGGCCGCCCGCCGCATCGCCGAGGGCCTCGCACTGCTCGCACCACTCGGCGTCCTGATCCCGATGGCACACGGCAGACTCACCGCCTCCCCCCTCGGCTCCCTGGTCCGCACGATCGCCGCCGGCGCCCTGATCTCGCTGGGCATCGAGCTGCTGCAGACCGGCGTACCCGGCCAGATCGTCGATGTCGACTCACTGCTGCTGAACACGGTGGGCGTGGCGCTGGCGCACACGACGGTGGTCCCGGCCGCCCGCGCCTGGCTCCGCCGCAGGTCCGAGCGCGCACACCGGGCGACGGTCCCCCAGGAGGAGCCCTCTCAGGGTCGGACCCCGACGATTCCCAGGGTCGGCATAGCTCCGTAG
- a CDS encoding SigE family RNA polymerase sigma factor, producing the protein MNTLHGTSTSAVVTRLHDVHGGRGSEKSGAVSGRGCARGTGRQHTAYMTVVDGFTGETHGGAAYREDSGERRSSLSEAEFTAYVQERRASLYATAYHLTGDRFEAEDLLQSALFSTYRAWDRISDKAAVGGYLRRTMTNLHISAWRRRKLNEYPTEELPETPGDTDAMRGTELRAVLWQALARLPELQRTMLVLRYYEGRTDPEIAEILDISVGTVKSSIWRSLRRLREDEVLSFGRDEEDAFGELVA; encoded by the coding sequence ATGAACACGCTGCACGGCACCAGCACCAGCGCAGTGGTCACGCGCCTGCACGACGTGCACGGGGGCCGGGGTTCCGAGAAGTCCGGTGCCGTGAGCGGGCGGGGGTGCGCTCGCGGCACCGGGCGTCAGCACACCGCGTACATGACGGTGGTTGACGGTTTCACGGGGGAAACGCACGGGGGAGCCGCGTACAGGGAGGACTCGGGGGAGCGTCGGAGCTCGCTGTCGGAGGCGGAGTTCACCGCCTACGTCCAGGAGCGCCGCGCCTCCCTGTACGCCACCGCCTACCACCTGACCGGTGACCGTTTCGAGGCCGAGGATCTGCTGCAGAGCGCCCTCTTCTCGACGTACAGGGCCTGGGACCGGATCAGCGACAAGGCCGCGGTCGGCGGATACCTCCGCCGCACCATGACCAACCTGCACATCAGCGCGTGGCGCCGCCGCAAGCTGAACGAATACCCGACCGAGGAGCTGCCGGAGACGCCCGGCGACACGGACGCGATGCGCGGCACCGAGCTGCGCGCGGTCCTGTGGCAGGCGCTCGCCCGGCTGCCCGAACTCCAGCGCACGATGCTGGTCCTCCGCTACTACGAGGGCCGCACCGACCCGGAGATCGCGGAGATCCTCGACATCAGTGTCGGCACGGTGAAGTCCAGCATCTGGCGGTCGCTCCGCCGGCTGCGCGAGGACGAGGTCCTCAGCTTCGGCCGTGACGAGGAGGACGCCTTCGGGGAGCTCGTCGCCTGA
- a CDS encoding DUF6281 family protein: MTTALRTGRRLVMASLLIAAAVGCAGSGGASEASCAYLVTYDSRTYLDVANVDFTVGEKLGTATIPECDDTPNTPGDTVPERTITAYEVEGMDPAVTIAVGDTAAEAILMQVR, from the coding sequence ATGACGACTGCTCTGCGGACCGGCCGACGGCTGGTCATGGCGTCCCTGCTCATCGCGGCGGCCGTCGGCTGTGCGGGGTCGGGAGGCGCGTCCGAGGCGTCGTGCGCGTACCTGGTCACCTACGACAGCCGCACCTACCTGGATGTCGCGAACGTCGACTTCACCGTCGGGGAGAAGCTGGGCACGGCCACGATCCCGGAGTGCGACGACACCCCGAACACCCCCGGGGACACCGTCCCGGAGCGCACGATCACCGCGTACGAGGTCGAGGGGATGGACCCGGCCGTCACCATCGCTGTAGGCGACACGGCTGCCGAAGCGATCCTCATGCAGGTCCGCTGA
- a CDS encoding adenosine deaminase, producing MTSETAPKATIPSSDQIRRAPKVLLHDHLDGGLRPGTVVELARATGYTQLPETDPAKLGLWFREAADSGSLERYLETFSHTVGVMQTRDALVRVARECAEDLAEDGVVYAEVRYAPEQHLEGGLTLEEVVEAVNEGFREGERIARENGHRIRVGALLTAMRHAARALEIAELANRYRDLGVVGFDIAGAEAGHPPTRHLDAFEYLKRENNHFTIHAGEAFGLPSIWQALQWCGADRLGHGVRIIDDIQVHADGSVKLGRLASYVRDKRIPLELCPSSNLQTGAADSYAAHPIGLLRRLHFRATVNTDNRLMSHTTMSREFEHLVEAFGYTLDDMQWFSVNAMKSSFIPFDERLAMINDVIKPGYAELKSEWLFRQATSTSDSAAGEG from the coding sequence ATGACGAGCGAGACTGCCCCGAAGGCGACCATTCCGAGCTCGGACCAGATCCGCCGGGCGCCGAAGGTTCTGCTGCACGACCACCTCGACGGCGGGCTGCGCCCCGGCACCGTCGTCGAGCTCGCCCGCGCGACGGGCTACACCCAGCTCCCCGAGACCGACCCCGCCAAGCTCGGCCTGTGGTTCCGCGAGGCGGCCGACTCCGGCTCCCTGGAGCGGTACCTGGAGACCTTCTCCCACACCGTCGGCGTGATGCAGACCCGCGACGCCCTCGTCCGGGTCGCGCGCGAGTGCGCCGAGGACCTCGCCGAGGACGGAGTCGTCTACGCCGAGGTGCGGTACGCGCCCGAACAGCACCTCGAAGGCGGGCTCACCCTCGAAGAGGTCGTCGAGGCCGTCAACGAGGGCTTCCGGGAGGGCGAGCGGATCGCGCGGGAGAACGGCCACCGCATCCGCGTGGGCGCCCTGCTCACCGCCATGCGACACGCCGCCCGCGCCCTGGAGATCGCCGAACTCGCCAACCGCTACCGCGACCTGGGCGTCGTCGGCTTCGACATCGCGGGCGCCGAGGCCGGCCATCCGCCCACCCGGCATCTCGACGCCTTCGAGTACCTCAAGCGCGAGAACAACCACTTCACCATCCACGCGGGCGAGGCCTTCGGTCTGCCGTCCATCTGGCAGGCCCTGCAGTGGTGCGGCGCCGACCGGCTCGGGCACGGGGTGCGCATCATCGACGACATCCAGGTGCACGCCGACGGCTCGGTGAAGCTAGGCCGGCTCGCCTCGTACGTACGGGACAAGCGCATCCCGCTGGAGCTGTGCCCCAGCTCCAACCTCCAGACGGGCGCCGCCGACTCCTACGCCGCCCACCCCATCGGGCTGCTGCGCCGACTGCACTTCCGGGCCACCGTGAACACCGACAACCGCCTCATGTCCCACACAACCATGAGCCGAGAATTCGAGCATCTTGTCGAGGCGTTCGGTTACACGCTCGATGACATGCAGTGGTTCTCCGTCAATGCGATGAAATCATCGTTCATTCCTTTCGATGAACGGCTCGCGATGATCAATGACGTGATCAAGCCCGGATATGCCGAACTGAAGTCCGAGTGGCTTTTCCGACAGGCGACCTCTACCAGCGACTCTGCCGCTGGGGAGGGGTGA
- a CDS encoding aldehyde dehydrogenase gives MSEKSEARLSVFKTYKLYVGGKFPRSESGRVYEVTDSKGNWLANAPLSSRKDARDAVVAARKAFGAWSGATAYNRGQILYRIAEMLEGRREQFVREVADAEGLSKSKAAAQVDAAIDRWVWYAGWTDKIAQVVGGGNPVAGPFFNLSSPEPTGVVAVLAPQESSFLGLVSVVAPVIATGNTAIVVASEKSPLPALSLGEVLATSDLPGGVVNVLSGRTAEIATPLAAHQDVNAIDLAGADEVLAKELEIAAADNLKRVLRPQPVDEVDWAATPGIDRMTAFLETKTVWHPTGSLGASGSSY, from the coding sequence ATGTCTGAGAAGTCCGAAGCGCGGCTCAGCGTGTTCAAGACCTACAAGCTGTACGTCGGCGGGAAGTTCCCGCGTTCCGAGAGCGGCCGGGTGTACGAGGTGACGGACTCGAAGGGCAACTGGCTGGCAAACGCGCCGCTCTCCTCCCGCAAGGACGCCCGTGACGCGGTGGTCGCCGCCCGCAAGGCGTTCGGGGCGTGGTCCGGCGCGACGGCGTACAACCGCGGCCAGATCCTCTACCGCATCGCCGAGATGCTGGAGGGCCGCCGCGAGCAGTTCGTACGCGAAGTCGCCGACGCCGAGGGCCTGTCGAAGTCGAAGGCGGCGGCGCAGGTCGACGCGGCGATCGACCGGTGGGTCTGGTACGCGGGCTGGACCGACAAGATCGCCCAGGTGGTCGGCGGCGGGAACCCGGTCGCGGGCCCGTTCTTCAACCTCTCCTCCCCGGAGCCGACGGGCGTGGTGGCGGTCCTGGCCCCTCAGGAGTCGTCCTTCCTGGGCCTGGTCTCGGTCGTCGCCCCGGTGATCGCCACCGGCAACACGGCGATCGTGGTGGCCTCCGAGAAGTCCCCGCTCCCCGCCCTCTCCCTCGGCGAGGTCCTGGCCACCTCCGACCTCCCCGGCGGCGTGGTCAACGTCCTCTCCGGCCGTACGGCGGAGATCGCGACGCCGCTGGCCGCGCACCAGGACGTCAACGCGATCGACCTCGCGGGCGCCGACGAGGTGCTGGCGAAGGAGCTGGAGATCGCGGCGGCGGACAACCTGAAGCGCGTCCTGCGTCCACAGCCTGTGGACGAGGTCGACTGGGCGGCCACTCCCGGTATCGACCGCATGACGGCGTTCCTGGAGACCAAGACGGTCTGGCACCCGACGGGGTCGCTGGGCGCGTCCGGCTCGTCGTACTGA
- the afsQ1 gene encoding two-component system response regulator AfsQ1: MPSLLLIEDDDAIRTALELSLTRQGHRVATAATGEDGLKLLREQRPDLIVLDVMLPGIDGFEVCRRIRRTDQLPIILLTARSDDIDVVVGLESGADDYVVKPVQGRVLDARIRAVLRRGERESNDAATYGSLVIDRAAMTVTKNGEDLQLTPTELRLLLELSRRPGQALSRQQLLRLVWEHDYLGDSRLVDACVQRLRAKVEDVPSSPTLIRTVRGVGYRLDAPQ; encoded by the coding sequence GTGCCTTCCCTGTTGCTGATCGAGGACGACGACGCCATCCGCACGGCCCTGGAGCTCTCACTGACGCGCCAGGGACACCGTGTGGCCACGGCTGCCACCGGTGAGGACGGCCTGAAGCTGCTGCGTGAGCAGCGGCCGGACCTGATCGTGCTGGACGTGATGCTGCCCGGCATCGACGGCTTCGAGGTGTGCCGCCGCATCCGGCGCACCGACCAGCTGCCGATCATCCTGCTGACCGCGCGCAGCGACGACATCGACGTCGTGGTCGGACTGGAGTCCGGCGCGGACGACTATGTCGTCAAACCCGTGCAGGGCCGCGTCCTCGACGCCCGGATCCGGGCCGTGCTGCGGCGCGGGGAGCGGGAGTCCAACGACGCGGCGACCTACGGCAGCCTCGTCATCGACCGTGCGGCGATGACCGTGACGAAGAACGGCGAGGACCTCCAGCTGACCCCGACCGAGCTGCGCCTGCTGCTCGAACTGAGCCGCCGGCCGGGCCAGGCCCTGTCCCGCCAGCAACTGCTGCGCCTGGTCTGGGAGCACGACTACCTGGGCGACTCACGCCTGGTCGACGCGTGCGTCCAGCGCCTGCGCGCCAAGGTCGAGGACGTCCCCTCCTCCCCCACCCTGATCCGTACCGTGCGTGGTGTCGGCTACCGCCTGGACGCGCCTCAGTGA